A stretch of the Arthrobacter stackebrandtii genome encodes the following:
- a CDS encoding response regulator transcription factor, producing MSQPPRNSFTDLPPLFHPDGTPIRALVVDDEASLTELISMGLRMANWEVATAAGGDEAVRTARSFRPDVLVLDVMMPGMDGIAALGRIRELYPEVPALFLTARDAVQDRITGLAAGGDDYVTKPFSMEELMLRLHRLVQRSGVAASDNAELVVGDLVLNQDTREVTRGGTDIELTATQWELLRYLMENARRVVSKAQILDQVWNYDFGGQANIVELYVSYLRKKIDVGREPMIHTVRGVGYVLKPAVA from the coding sequence ATGAGCCAGCCGCCGCGGAATTCCTTCACCGACCTCCCCCCGCTGTTCCACCCGGACGGCACCCCCATCCGCGCCCTGGTGGTTGATGATGAGGCGTCCTTGACAGAGCTGATCAGCATGGGCCTGCGCATGGCCAATTGGGAGGTGGCCACGGCGGCCGGCGGCGACGAGGCCGTGCGCACCGCTCGCTCCTTTCGCCCCGACGTGTTGGTGCTCGATGTCATGATGCCGGGCATGGACGGGATTGCGGCGCTGGGACGGATTCGTGAACTGTATCCGGAGGTGCCTGCACTGTTTTTGACCGCCCGCGACGCCGTTCAGGACCGGATCACGGGCCTGGCCGCCGGCGGGGATGACTACGTCACAAAGCCTTTCAGCATGGAGGAATTGATGCTGCGCCTGCACCGGCTCGTCCAGCGTTCTGGTGTTGCGGCGTCGGACAATGCCGAGCTGGTGGTGGGTGATTTGGTGCTCAACCAGGACACCCGCGAAGTCACCCGGGGCGGGACGGACATTGAGCTGACAGCCACCCAGTGGGAGCTATTGCGCTATCTCATGGAGAATGCCCGCAGGGTGGTCAGCAAGGCCCAGATTCTGGACCAAGTGTGGAATTACGACTTTGGCGGGCAGGCGAACATTGTGGAGCTGTATGTCTCCTACCTGCGCAAGAAGATCGACGTCGGACGCGAACCCATGATTCACACCGTCCGCGGCGTGGGGTACGTGCTCAAGCCGGCCGTTGCATGA
- a CDS encoding zinc-dependent metalloprotease — protein sequence MSPQKRPAAAPAPKSLVNWELAAKTAATLAPAGPDLSGSEISSAVDNLRRMAEKSVPHVHEISQLEAARDLHDSEVLVVDRASWARANTQSFSVMMDPVLRALAAKAAETAEKSPGGSAATVSATVTGAQLGGALAFLSSKVLGQYDPFAALAPRASARAQASGGRLLLVAPNIITVERELKVDPSDFRLWVCLHEQTHRVQFAAAPWLRHHMLGEIEKLGTLLVGDSENFGERLLQSARELGTKRSKPAEPGAAAEQGRGSVLDLLQNPEQKASLSHLTAVMSLLEGHANVVMDGVDQRIVPTVRTIRQRFNNRGRERGMIEKFIRNLMGLDAKMRQYSDGAKFVRQVVDIAGMDGFNNVWTRAENLPTEPEIHDARLWVERMGL from the coding sequence ATGAGCCCGCAGAAACGCCCCGCCGCCGCCCCAGCTCCGAAATCACTTGTCAATTGGGAGCTGGCCGCAAAAACAGCGGCCACCCTGGCGCCGGCCGGCCCGGACCTGAGCGGGTCGGAAATTTCCTCCGCCGTGGACAACCTTCGCCGCATGGCGGAGAAGTCCGTGCCGCACGTGCATGAAATCAGCCAGCTGGAGGCCGCCCGGGATTTGCATGACTCCGAGGTGCTCGTCGTGGACCGCGCGTCGTGGGCCCGGGCCAACACACAAAGCTTTTCCGTCATGATGGACCCGGTGCTGCGCGCCCTGGCTGCCAAGGCCGCCGAAACCGCCGAGAAGTCCCCGGGCGGTTCGGCCGCGACAGTCAGCGCCACCGTCACGGGCGCCCAGCTGGGGGGTGCGCTGGCATTCCTCTCCAGCAAGGTGCTGGGCCAGTACGACCCCTTTGCCGCACTGGCGCCCAGGGCCTCCGCCAGGGCGCAGGCGTCCGGCGGGCGCCTGCTGCTGGTGGCCCCGAACATCATCACGGTGGAGCGCGAACTCAAGGTGGACCCCTCCGACTTCCGCCTCTGGGTCTGCCTGCACGAGCAAACCCACCGCGTGCAGTTTGCCGCGGCCCCGTGGCTGCGCCACCACATGCTCGGCGAGATTGAAAAGCTGGGCACGCTGCTGGTGGGAGACTCCGAGAACTTCGGCGAACGCCTGCTGCAGTCCGCCAGGGAACTTGGCACCAAGCGGAGCAAGCCGGCGGAGCCAGGCGCAGCCGCGGAGCAGGGGCGCGGCAGCGTCCTGGACCTGCTGCAAAATCCGGAGCAGAAGGCCTCACTGTCCCACCTGACCGCCGTCATGAGCCTGCTCGAAGGCCACGCCAACGTGGTCATGGACGGGGTCGACCAGCGGATCGTCCCCACCGTGCGCACCATTCGCCAGCGCTTCAACAACCGGGGCAGGGAGCGCGGCATGATTGAGAAATTCATCCGCAATCTCATGGGCCTGGACGCGAAAATGCGCCAGTACAGCGACGGTGCCAAGTTCGTCCGCCAGGTGGTGGACATCGCCGGCATGGACGGCTTCAACAATGTCTGGACCCGGGCCGAGAACCTGCCCACCGAGCCGGAAATCCATGACGCGCGCCTCTGGGTTGAGCGGATGGGCCTCTAG
- the tilS gene encoding tRNA lysidine(34) synthetase TilS, translated as MAPDSRPVRRRLDPTVGKARAMVGALLGLKTTGKNRVVENPPLILVGCSGGPDSLALAAVCAFFARRGEVRVGAVVVDHQMQDGSAEVARNTAAQLRELGLDPVLVRTVELDYDGVGPEAAARAARFGALEAAALEVGASNVLLGHTLDDQAESVLLGLARGSGTRSLAGMRERRGIYLRPFLGLRREETLEICDALELQPWHDPANQDPAYLRVRVRHGVIPFLQDELGPGIAESLARSAGILGRDADFLDELAAAEYGKLAERGGAAGAAGAENTGEKGDLGQIWLPEAALRGLAPALRMRVLALAAVELGGVQPSLERLAAAEKLLAREGSAGPVQLAGKVAVYRQSRNQAGPHEGPGYGKLVLRRNT; from the coding sequence ATGGCGCCGGACAGCCGCCCCGTGCGCCGCCGCCTCGACCCCACCGTGGGCAAGGCCCGCGCCATGGTCGGGGCCCTCCTCGGCCTGAAAACGACCGGGAAAAACCGCGTGGTGGAAAACCCCCCGCTCATCCTGGTGGGCTGCAGCGGCGGCCCCGACTCCCTCGCCCTGGCCGCCGTGTGCGCGTTTTTCGCCCGGCGCGGCGAGGTGCGGGTGGGCGCCGTCGTGGTGGACCACCAGATGCAGGACGGCAGTGCAGAGGTGGCCCGCAACACGGCCGCCCAGTTGCGGGAGCTGGGACTGGACCCGGTCCTGGTCCGCACGGTCGAGCTGGATTACGACGGCGTTGGCCCGGAAGCTGCGGCCCGCGCCGCCCGCTTCGGGGCACTTGAGGCGGCCGCGCTCGAGGTGGGCGCCAGCAACGTCCTGCTGGGCCACACCCTCGACGACCAGGCCGAATCGGTTCTGCTGGGGCTGGCCCGCGGCTCGGGAACCCGCTCCCTGGCCGGCATGCGCGAACGCCGCGGAATCTACCTGCGCCCGTTCCTGGGCCTGCGCCGGGAGGAAACCCTGGAGATTTGCGACGCACTGGAGCTTCAGCCGTGGCACGACCCCGCCAACCAGGACCCCGCCTACCTGCGGGTCCGGGTGCGCCACGGGGTCATCCCGTTCCTGCAGGATGAACTGGGCCCGGGCATCGCCGAATCCCTGGCACGCTCGGCCGGAATCCTGGGCCGGGACGCGGACTTCCTGGACGAACTGGCCGCCGCGGAATACGGCAAACTGGCCGAACGCGGCGGTGCCGCCGGCGCGGCGGGTGCCGAAAACACGGGCGAAAAAGGTGACCTTGGCCAAATTTGGCTCCCGGAAGCGGCGCTTCGGGGACTGGCCCCGGCCCTGAGGATGAGGGTGTTGGCGCTGGCCGCCGTCGAACTTGGCGGGGTGCAGCCAAGCCTTGAACGGCTGGCTGCAGCGGAGAAACTGCTGGCCCGGGAGGGCTCGGCCGGACCGGTGCAACTGGCGGGCAAGGTCGCGGTCTACCGCCAATCCCGGAACCAGGCAGGTCCCCACGAGGGGCCCGGCTATGGGAAGCTTGTCCTTAGACGCAACACATAA
- the hpt gene encoding hypoxanthine phosphoribosyltransferase yields the protein MDSQDVAADLKHVLYTKEQIQTRVAELAAQIDADYQGRDVLLVGVLKGAVMVMADLSRALHSHVTMDWMAVSSYGSGTQSSGVVRILKDLETDLMGKHVLIVEDIIDSGLTLSWLRANLMSRGPASVEICTLLRKPAAAKVEIDVKYVGYEIPNEFVVGYGLDFAEKYRNLDFIGTLSPHVYE from the coding sequence GTGGATTCACAAGACGTCGCAGCCGACCTGAAGCATGTTCTGTACACCAAGGAGCAAATCCAAACACGCGTCGCCGAACTGGCTGCGCAGATTGATGCCGACTACCAGGGCCGCGATGTCCTGCTGGTGGGTGTCCTCAAGGGCGCCGTCATGGTCATGGCCGACCTGTCCCGGGCACTCCACAGCCACGTAACCATGGACTGGATGGCTGTCTCCTCCTACGGCTCGGGCACCCAGTCCTCCGGCGTTGTCCGGATCCTGAAGGACCTCGAGACCGACCTCATGGGCAAGCACGTGCTCATCGTTGAGGACATCATCGACTCCGGCCTGACCCTGTCCTGGCTGCGCGCGAACCTCATGTCCCGCGGTCCGGCATCGGTGGAAATCTGCACGCTGCTGCGCAAGCCCGCCGCCGCCAAGGTTGAGATTGACGTGAAGTACGTCGGCTACGAGATCCCCAACGAATTTGTTGTGGGCTACGGCCTGGACTTCGCCGAGAAGTACCGCAACCTCGACTTCATCGGCACCCTGTCCCCGCACGTTTACGAGTAA